A genomic region of Gemmata massiliana contains the following coding sequences:
- a CDS encoding RluA family pseudouridine synthase, with the protein MSFAEHLDILYEDNHCLALNKPAGWPTTHFDGKDETIDRLVKAYLKEKYDKPGNVFLGVVHRLDKPVSGALLFARTSKSAARLSEQFREGGVEKCYWAVVENQVRGKTATAAPWATADNGAIEDWLKKDEPKMRVEVVAPETPGAQFARLLFQVRARHNGLTWLELRPHTGRKHQLRVQLASRGTPIYGDDKYGSDQSFGHAIGLHARSLTFLHPTTKEPITAKADVPKFWRGRFAYLLNGDRPI; encoded by the coding sequence ATGTCGTTCGCGGAACATCTCGACATCCTGTACGAAGACAACCACTGTCTGGCGCTGAACAAGCCGGCCGGGTGGCCGACCACGCACTTCGATGGCAAGGACGAAACCATCGACCGGCTCGTAAAAGCCTACCTGAAAGAGAAATACGACAAACCCGGCAACGTGTTCCTCGGGGTCGTACACCGGCTCGACAAGCCCGTGAGCGGCGCGCTCCTGTTTGCGCGAACGAGTAAGTCCGCGGCGCGACTGAGTGAACAGTTCCGTGAGGGCGGCGTCGAGAAGTGTTATTGGGCGGTCGTCGAGAATCAGGTTCGCGGGAAGACCGCCACGGCCGCGCCCTGGGCCACCGCAGATAACGGTGCGATCGAAGACTGGCTGAAAAAAGACGAACCGAAGATGCGCGTGGAGGTCGTAGCGCCCGAAACACCCGGCGCTCAGTTCGCACGATTGCTCTTCCAGGTGCGTGCGCGTCACAACGGGCTCACGTGGCTGGAACTGCGACCGCACACGGGCCGCAAGCACCAACTCCGCGTGCAACTCGCCAGTCGCGGAACGCCGATCTACGGGGACGACAAGTACGGCAGCGACCAATCGTTCGGGCACGCGATCGGACTGCACGCCCGCAGCCTCACGTTCCTCCACCCGACGACGAAAGAACCCATCACCGCGAAGGCCGACGTGCCCAAGTTCTGGCGCGGGCGCTTCGCGTACCTCCTCAACGGCGACCGGCCGATCTAG
- a CDS encoding glutamate cyclase domain-containing protein, protein MTTDEKLAAILAAVQIDPGNRGLARDPHNNLFTATAGDFQAACRLLAECRSPTVALTTGFYIPSATPPAFETDGPLGVIFLQRALLGCNVPTVPYSEGAVDRTMKAAREVCDLPAVDVGPEGWSHIIVIERSGPGADGRHYTMRGSDITEHFDSLLTQQLQKREGVRAKGIHTIGIGDGGNEIGMGKIPHETIVKNIPNGDQIHCRVPTDHLIVAGVSNWGAYALAAGIFAIRGVKPPTDLFDPDREREILEVMVREGPLVDGVTGQQTATVDGLSWDEYVKPLVRIREILEA, encoded by the coding sequence ATGACAACCGACGAAAAGCTCGCCGCGATCCTGGCCGCAGTGCAAATCGACCCGGGCAACCGCGGCCTCGCCCGCGACCCGCACAACAACTTATTCACCGCCACCGCGGGCGACTTTCAGGCGGCGTGCCGACTGCTCGCTGAGTGTCGAAGCCCCACTGTGGCTCTCACGACAGGGTTCTACATCCCTTCTGCAACGCCACCGGCATTTGAGACTGATGGGCCATTGGGTGTTATCTTCCTCCAACGGGCGTTGCTCGGATGTAACGTACCAACCGTACCTTATTCTGAAGGTGCAGTAGACCGAACAATGAAGGCTGCTCGTGAAGTGTGCGACTTGCCGGCGGTAGATGTCGGCCCAGAGGGATGGTCTCACATCATCGTAATTGAAAGGAGCGGCCCTGGGGCAGACGGTCGACACTACACAATGCGGGGTAGCGACATTACCGAGCACTTCGACTCTCTGCTCACTCAACAACTTCAGAAGAGAGAAGGTGTAAGAGCCAAAGGGATTCACACCATCGGTATCGGCGACGGTGGGAACGAAATCGGGATGGGGAAGATCCCGCACGAAACGATCGTGAAGAACATTCCCAACGGCGACCAGATCCACTGTCGCGTGCCGACGGACCACCTCATCGTTGCGGGGGTGAGTAATTGGGGCGCATATGCTCTCGCTGCGGGCATATTTGCGATTCGCGGTGTAAAGCCGCCTACAGATTTGTTCGATCCCGACCGTGAGCGCGAAATTCTCGAAGTGATGGTCCGAGAAGGACCGCTCGTGGACGGCGTGACGGGACAGCAAACCGCCACCGTGGACGGGCTGTCGTGGGACGAGTACGTGAAACCGCTCGTCCGCATTCGTGAGATTCTGGAGGCGTGA
- a CDS encoding putative hydro-lyase: MGSDLRNATGAQVRSACRSGALTGPTPGLALGFVHANLVILPRDWAFDFLLFCQRNPKPCPVLDVTEPGDPEAKIVAPGSDLRTDLPAYRVWKNGELVEEPTDVTRYWRDDLVSFAIGCSFTFENALLDAGVPVRHIEQNVNVPMYRTNIPCKPAGRFSGPLVVSMRPLTSAQAVKATQVCSRFPRAHGAPVHFGAPAAIGVQNIDKPDFGDAVEIRAGEVPVFWACGVTPQAAVMQAKPPFAITHKPGHMFLTDLKDTDLEGE, encoded by the coding sequence ATGGGTAGTGATCTGCGTAACGCGACCGGGGCACAAGTACGATCCGCGTGCCGATCGGGGGCACTGACCGGACCGACGCCGGGACTCGCGCTCGGTTTCGTCCACGCGAACCTCGTGATCCTCCCACGCGACTGGGCGTTCGACTTCCTTCTGTTCTGTCAGCGGAACCCGAAGCCGTGCCCCGTGCTCGACGTCACGGAACCGGGCGATCCGGAAGCGAAAATTGTGGCGCCCGGCAGCGATCTGCGTACCGATTTGCCGGCGTACCGCGTGTGGAAGAACGGCGAGTTGGTCGAAGAACCGACCGACGTCACGCGATACTGGCGTGACGACCTCGTTTCGTTCGCGATCGGTTGCTCGTTCACTTTCGAGAACGCTCTCCTCGACGCGGGCGTTCCGGTGCGTCACATCGAACAGAACGTGAACGTGCCGATGTATCGCACGAACATCCCGTGCAAACCGGCCGGGCGATTCAGTGGACCGCTCGTCGTCTCGATGCGCCCGCTCACGTCCGCACAAGCTGTAAAAGCGACTCAGGTGTGCAGCCGGTTCCCGCGCGCACACGGCGCGCCGGTCCACTTCGGCGCACCGGCTGCGATCGGCGTTCAGAACATCGACAAACCAGATTTCGGCGACGCGGTCGAGATCCGCGCGGGAGAAGTGCCCGTGTTTTGGGCCTGTGGTGTAACTCCGCAAGCGGCCGTGATGCAGGCGAAACCGCCGTTCGCGATCACACACAAGCCCGGTCACATGTTCCTGACCGATCTGAAGGACACCGACCTTGAAGGCGAATGA
- the prpB gene encoding methylisocitrate lyase, whose amino-acid sequence MADSAPISPGRRLREAWARGPIAIPGVFNPLVAKMAERLGFQAVYLSGGALSAGNGVPDIGLLTLTEFTQAAQLTAQATSLPLLCDADTGFGEALNVERTVRMFESAGVAGIHLEDQEMPKRCGHLSGKSVVSAEAMAAKIRAAVAAKTDKDFVVIARTDAKGVYGFDDAVNRAKMYLDAGADGIFPEAMESREEFERFANALPGSVLLANMTEFGKSPNLDVTTLGSMGYRLILFPLTAFRAAMKAAENTLRDLAANGVQTASIPNMQTRAELYDLLGYTGYEQRDRAYFCG is encoded by the coding sequence ATGGCTGATTCTGCTCCGATTTCGCCCGGGCGCCGGCTCCGCGAGGCATGGGCACGCGGACCGATCGCGATCCCCGGCGTGTTCAACCCGCTCGTGGCGAAGATGGCCGAGCGCCTGGGGTTCCAGGCGGTCTACCTCTCGGGGGGTGCGCTCTCCGCGGGTAACGGCGTGCCCGACATCGGGCTCCTCACGCTCACGGAGTTCACGCAGGCCGCCCAACTGACCGCACAAGCGACTTCGCTACCGTTACTCTGCGACGCGGATACGGGTTTCGGCGAGGCGCTGAACGTCGAACGCACGGTCCGTATGTTCGAGTCGGCCGGGGTCGCGGGGATTCACCTCGAAGATCAGGAGATGCCGAAGCGCTGCGGGCACCTCTCCGGGAAGTCGGTGGTGAGCGCGGAGGCGATGGCCGCGAAAATCCGCGCCGCGGTGGCCGCCAAAACGGACAAGGACTTCGTCGTCATCGCTCGCACCGACGCAAAGGGTGTCTACGGCTTCGACGACGCGGTGAATCGCGCGAAGATGTACTTGGACGCGGGCGCGGACGGGATCTTCCCGGAAGCGATGGAGTCGCGTGAAGAGTTCGAGCGGTTCGCGAACGCCCTTCCCGGCTCGGTCCTGCTCGCGAACATGACCGAGTTCGGCAAGTCCCCGAACCTCGACGTAACCACTCTTGGATCAATGGGTTACCGGCTGATCCTTTTCCCGCTCACGGCTTTCCGTGCGGCGATGAAGGCGGCCGAAAACACGCTCCGCGACCTCGCGGCAAACGGCGTGCAGACGGCCAGCATTCCGAACATGCAGACTCGTGCCGAATTGTACGACCTGCTCGGCTACACGGGATACGAACAACGTGATCGTGCGTATTTTTGTGGGTAA
- a CDS encoding ABC transporter ATP-binding protein: MSDAPAPAPIVQLRGVSMQFGAQPVLADIDLDIFPQDTLCVIGESGCGKTVLLKLIVGLLKPTKGEVLFENTPIHLLSERNLTLLRLRVGFLFQQAALFDSLNVFDNVAFGLRAKGGVSDADIAAKVRERILEVGLPASVEAKMPAELSGGMRKRVGLARALALDPDMMLYDEPTTGLDPIMTDVINELILQTRARRPVTSVIVTHELRTVHKCASRVVMLYPRSRLKPDDKQILYDGPPTGLAHADDARVRQFVEGEARDRLTELRDAP, translated from the coding sequence ATGTCCGACGCACCCGCACCCGCGCCGATCGTTCAGCTCCGCGGCGTGAGCATGCAGTTCGGCGCGCAGCCGGTGCTGGCCGACATCGATCTCGACATCTTCCCGCAAGACACGCTCTGCGTCATCGGCGAAAGCGGGTGTGGCAAAACGGTGCTGCTGAAGCTCATCGTGGGTCTGCTGAAACCGACTAAGGGCGAGGTACTGTTCGAGAACACGCCGATCCACCTGCTCTCCGAGCGCAACCTCACGCTGTTGCGCCTTCGTGTGGGGTTCTTGTTTCAACAGGCGGCATTGTTTGACAGTTTGAACGTGTTCGATAACGTCGCGTTCGGGCTGCGCGCCAAGGGCGGGGTGAGCGACGCGGACATCGCCGCGAAGGTGCGCGAGCGCATCCTGGAAGTGGGGCTCCCGGCATCGGTGGAAGCCAAAATGCCCGCAGAACTTTCCGGCGGGATGCGGAAGCGCGTGGGGCTCGCCCGCGCGCTGGCACTCGACCCGGACATGATGCTATACGACGAACCGACGACCGGTCTCGACCCGATCATGACGGACGTGATTAACGAGTTGATCCTCCAAACGCGGGCGCGCCGACCCGTCACGTCGGTCATCGTGACGCACGAACTTCGCACCGTACACAAGTGTGCGAGCCGCGTCGTGATGCTGTACCCGCGCTCGCGCCTCAAACCGGACGACAAGCAGATCCTCTACGACGGCCCGCCCACCGGCCTCGCGCACGCCGACGACGCCCGCGTCCGGCAGTTCGTCGAAGGCGAGGCCCGCGACCGGCTCACGGAATTGAGGGACGCACCGTGA
- a CDS encoding DUF4956 domain-containing protein, with product MSKHAGEVANPFTDPATPEPAPLTPDDIALRLLLAALFGIAAGLAYFLTQRKTRAQAASFVATMVLLAILLGMVSMVIGTNIARAFALVGALSIVRFRTVVEDTRDTAFVIFAVVVGMAAGAGAYLVAAVGIPIVGLVAWLLAYWGRSGEKALAPAPTRPATTVIVRVGIGVDPTEALTTTFAKHAEGVELNSAVTVRQGTALDLTYTLRLREGAAPLTLVSDLNRTEGVQSVEWKAESKRD from the coding sequence ATGTCTAAGCACGCGGGCGAAGTAGCGAACCCGTTTACCGACCCCGCGACCCCCGAGCCGGCACCGTTGACACCCGACGACATTGCTTTGCGGTTACTGCTGGCGGCCCTGTTCGGGATCGCGGCGGGGCTGGCGTACTTCCTGACGCAACGCAAGACCCGCGCACAAGCGGCCTCGTTTGTGGCGACGATGGTGCTGCTCGCCATCCTTCTGGGGATGGTGAGTATGGTGATCGGCACAAACATCGCGCGGGCGTTCGCGCTCGTGGGAGCGCTGTCGATCGTCCGGTTCCGCACGGTGGTCGAAGACACACGCGACACCGCGTTCGTGATCTTCGCGGTCGTGGTCGGGATGGCGGCAGGTGCCGGAGCGTATCTCGTTGCGGCTGTTGGTATTCCGATCGTGGGATTGGTGGCGTGGTTGCTGGCGTACTGGGGTCGGTCGGGTGAAAAGGCGCTGGCCCCCGCACCTACACGACCCGCAACGACGGTGATCGTCCGCGTCGGGATCGGCGTGGACCCGACTGAGGCGCTCACGACCACCTTCGCGAAGCACGCGGAGGGCGTGGAACTGAACTCGGCCGTCACGGTCCGGCAGGGAACCGCGCTTGATCTCACCTACACGCTGCGACTTCGCGAAGGCGCGGCACCACTCACGCTGGTCAGCGACCTGAACCGCACCGAGGGCGTGCAGAGCGTGGAGTGGAAGGCAGAATCTAAACGCGATTGA
- a CDS encoding polyphosphate polymerase domain-containing protein, with protein MSELSDTTEGALALSGSGYATPASGLESPSLFNPAAGTDAPTAYEVKYLLTEEQVAEVVDRVTGKLDLDAYADPAMGNAYITTSVYTDTPNFDVFYRNEGYNRDKFRVRRYGHTGPVFVERKTKNGDKVRKHRVRISADEVPELAAPALNGEWAGEWFHSQLLQKQLQPVCRVAYERVAYLGTADGGTVRLTFDRNIRGVLVREWKLEPVGAVPALLDKVVCEFKFRTAMPALFKGIVADLGLTPAPVSKYRTFVQAAGLAPARTVNV; from the coding sequence ATGTCGGAGTTGTCCGATACCACCGAGGGGGCGCTCGCCCTTTCGGGAAGTGGTTATGCGACACCTGCGAGCGGGTTGGAATCGCCCTCGTTGTTCAATCCCGCCGCCGGCACCGATGCCCCGACCGCCTACGAGGTGAAGTACCTGCTGACCGAAGAGCAGGTCGCCGAAGTCGTGGACCGCGTGACCGGGAAGTTGGACCTGGACGCATACGCCGATCCCGCGATGGGGAACGCCTACATCACCACGAGCGTGTACACGGACACCCCGAACTTCGACGTGTTCTACCGGAACGAGGGGTACAACCGCGACAAGTTCCGGGTGCGCCGTTACGGACACACCGGACCCGTCTTCGTGGAACGCAAAACCAAGAACGGGGACAAGGTCCGCAAGCACCGCGTGCGCATCAGCGCCGATGAGGTGCCGGAACTCGCGGCGCCGGCTCTGAACGGAGAGTGGGCCGGGGAATGGTTCCACAGCCAGTTGCTTCAGAAGCAGCTCCAACCCGTGTGCCGGGTGGCCTACGAGCGCGTCGCGTACCTGGGCACCGCGGACGGTGGAACCGTGCGCCTCACGTTCGACCGCAACATCCGCGGGGTGCTCGTGCGCGAGTGGAAACTGGAACCCGTGGGCGCGGTCCCGGCGCTCTTGGACAAGGTCGTATGTGAGTTCAAGTTCCGGACCGCGATGCCGGCTTTATTCAAGGGCATTGTGGCGGACTTAGGGCTCACACCCGCGCCGGTCTCCAAGTACCGCACGTTCGTTCAAGCTGCGGGGCTCGCGCCCGCAAGGACCGTGAATGTCTAA